A genome region from Micromonospora peucetia includes the following:
- a CDS encoding N-acetylglutaminylglutamine amidotransferase, which yields MCGISGEARFDGSTPDAGAVTRMTEAMRSRGPDGEGLFTDGWVTLGHRRLTIIDLTEAGSQPMVREDLGLAVVFNGCVYNYPQLREELRDAGHTFHSTSDTEVILVAYAQWGEDFVDRLVGMFAVALVDRRRRRLVLARDRLGIKPLYLAESPGCLRFASTLPALLRAGDVDTTIDPVALHHYLSWHSIVPAPRTVLRGVRKLPPATLRVVEADGRSREHVYWRPDYARDPAHDGMNAGQWRATVGEALRTAVRRRLVADVPVGVLLSGGLDSSMIVALLAEAGQQDLQTFSIGFDSRGGEAGDEFHYSDLVARAFGTDHHRIRLADDDLVPAVRRTVHAMTEPMGSHDVVAFHLLSEQVARHVKVAQSGQGADEVFAGYGYHQPLARVPRADAATTFADAFFDRDHAELNRVVDPAYACDRDVSRELLAADLAAPGAQTALDSVLRLDTHLMLPDDPVKRVDSMSMAWGLEVRTPFLDQDLVALAAACPPEHKVADGGKGVLKEIARQVLPAEVVDRPKGYFPVPALRNVDGPVRQLVAEALAAPAARERGLFRREYVDELLAEPDRAQAAAGSNKLWQLGLLELWLQSHDIR from the coding sequence ATGTGCGGCATCAGCGGCGAGGCGAGGTTCGACGGATCGACGCCGGACGCCGGCGCGGTGACCCGGATGACCGAGGCGATGCGGTCCCGCGGCCCCGACGGCGAGGGCCTCTTCACCGACGGCTGGGTGACCCTCGGGCACCGCCGGCTCACCATCATCGACCTCACCGAGGCCGGCTCCCAGCCGATGGTCCGTGAGGACCTGGGGCTGGCGGTCGTCTTCAACGGCTGCGTCTACAACTATCCCCAACTGCGCGAGGAGCTGCGGGACGCCGGGCACACCTTCCACTCCACCAGTGACACCGAGGTCATCCTGGTGGCGTACGCACAGTGGGGTGAGGATTTCGTCGACCGCCTGGTCGGCATGTTCGCCGTCGCGCTGGTGGACCGGCGGCGGCGCCGGCTGGTGCTGGCCCGCGACCGGCTCGGCATCAAGCCGCTCTACCTCGCGGAGTCACCCGGCTGCCTGCGGTTCGCCTCCACCCTGCCGGCGCTGCTGCGCGCCGGCGACGTGGACACCACGATCGACCCGGTGGCGCTGCACCACTACCTCTCCTGGCACTCCATCGTGCCGGCGCCCCGGACCGTCCTACGCGGGGTACGCAAGCTCCCCCCGGCCACCCTGCGCGTCGTCGAGGCCGACGGGCGCAGCCGCGAGCACGTCTACTGGCGGCCCGACTACGCCCGGGACCCCGCCCACGACGGCATGAACGCCGGCCAGTGGCGGGCCACCGTCGGGGAGGCGCTGCGCACGGCCGTACGACGACGGCTCGTCGCCGACGTCCCCGTCGGCGTGCTGCTCTCCGGCGGCCTGGACTCCAGCATGATCGTGGCGCTGCTGGCCGAGGCCGGACAGCAGGACCTCCAGACCTTCAGCATCGGCTTCGACAGCCGGGGCGGCGAGGCCGGCGACGAGTTCCACTACTCCGACCTGGTCGCGCGGGCCTTCGGCACCGACCACCACCGCATCCGGCTCGCCGACGACGACCTGGTCCCGGCGGTACGCCGCACCGTCCACGCGATGACCGAACCGATGGGCAGCCACGACGTGGTCGCCTTCCACCTGCTCTCCGAGCAGGTGGCCCGGCACGTCAAGGTGGCCCAGTCCGGCCAGGGCGCCGACGAGGTCTTCGCCGGCTACGGCTACCACCAGCCACTCGCCCGGGTGCCCCGGGCCGACGCGGCGACCACCTTCGCCGACGCGTTCTTCGACCGGGACCACGCCGAACTGAACCGGGTGGTCGACCCGGCGTACGCCTGCGACCGCGACGTCAGTCGCGAGTTGCTCGCGGCGGACCTGGCCGCGCCGGGCGCGCAGACGGCGCTGGACTCGGTGCTGCGCCTGGACACCCACCTGATGCTCCCCGACGACCCGGTCAAGCGGGTGGACAGCATGAGCATGGCGTGGGGGCTGGAGGTGCGCACCCCGTTCCTGGACCAGGACCTGGTCGCCCTGGCCGCGGCCTGCCCGCCCGAGCACAAGGTGGCCGACGGCGGCAAGGGCGTGCTCAAGGAGATCGCCCGCCAGGTGCTGCCCGCCGAGGTGGTCGACCGGCCGAAGGGCTACTTCCCGGTGCCGGCGCTGCGCAACGTCGACGGGCCGGTACGGCAGCTCGTCGCCGAGGCCCTCGCCGCCCCCGCCGCCCGCGAACGCGGCCTGTTCCGCCGCGAGTACGTCGACGAGCTGCTCGCCGAGCCGGACCGGGCGCAGGCGGCCGCGGGCAGCAACAAGCTGTGGCAGCTCGGTCTGCTGGAACTCTGGCTCCAGTCCCACGACATCCGCTGA
- a CDS encoding MarR family winged helix-turn-helix transcriptional regulator has product MTGDTDDGGDGLAEAFRAVTRRLRHRTREALAPWDVTPGQSRALGVLIRHGTLRLSALAEHLRIAPRSATEVVDDLEARGLVRRRPDPADRRATLVAPTEEGIRTGAAIHAARRAAAEDLFGGLAPADRDQLTRILRTLRD; this is encoded by the coding sequence GTGACCGGAGACACCGACGACGGCGGGGACGGCCTCGCCGAGGCGTTCCGGGCGGTGACCCGGCGGCTGCGCCACCGCACCCGGGAGGCGCTCGCGCCATGGGACGTCACACCCGGCCAGTCCCGCGCGCTCGGCGTGCTGATCCGGCACGGCACGCTGCGGCTCAGCGCGCTCGCCGAGCACCTGCGCATCGCCCCGCGCTCGGCCACCGAGGTCGTGGACGACCTCGAGGCGCGCGGGCTCGTGCGGCGCCGGCCGGACCCGGCGGACCGGCGCGCCACCCTGGTCGCGCCGACCGAGGAGGGTATCCGCACCGGCGCCGCCATCCACGCCGCCCGCCGGGCCGCCGCCGAGGACCTCTTCGGTGGCCTCGCACCCGCCGACCGGGACCAGCTCACCCGCATCCTGCGTACGCTGCGCGACTGA
- a CDS encoding ABC transporter ATP-binding protein yields MEPVPSGRDRGPRKVTAAEKAQARQVSLRRIGRLFARHRGALGTVTAIIVASSVLAMASPFLLRAVIDRALPDRDLPLLAWLVAGMIAVAAVTSVLGVVQTWISTRVGQQVMHRLRTDVFTHLQRQSLAFFTRTRTGEVQSRITNDIGGMQSVVTSTATSIASNLTTVIATAVAMVALSWRLSLVSLVVLPPAIWLTRRVAHLRREITAQRQRELADLNVTVEEGLSVSGVHLAKTLGTGPALAARFAASSDRLVDLELRSELAGRWRMATMSVVFAAIPAVIYLSAGLPGAAGTLSIGTLVAFTALQGGLFRPLMGLLNVGVSVTASLALFARIFEYLDLPVEVDDPAEPVDVDPRRVRGDLRLTDVTFRYPGSDTAAVAGITLDVPAGTGLALVGETGSGKSTLAALVSRLHDPTSGRITVDGVDLRDLRLADLAAIVGVVSQETYLLHTTVRENLRYARPDATDAEIEAAARAAQIHDLLAGLPDGYDTVVGSRGHRFSGGEKQRLAIARTLLRDPRILILDEATSALDTETERAVQRAFDEVARGRTTITIAHRLSTVRGADRIAVLDHGRIVESGSHDSLLERAGRYATLAA; encoded by the coding sequence TTGGAACCCGTCCCCTCCGGCCGCGACCGCGGCCCCCGCAAGGTCACCGCCGCCGAGAAGGCGCAGGCCCGCCAGGTGTCGCTGCGGCGCATCGGCCGGCTGTTCGCCCGGCACCGGGGCGCGCTCGGCACGGTCACCGCGATCATCGTGGCCTCCTCGGTGCTCGCCATGGCCTCTCCCTTCCTGCTCCGGGCCGTGATCGACCGGGCCCTGCCGGATCGCGACCTGCCGCTGCTGGCCTGGCTGGTGGCCGGCATGATCGCCGTCGCCGCCGTGACCTCCGTGCTCGGCGTGGTGCAGACCTGGATCTCCACCCGGGTCGGGCAGCAGGTCATGCACCGGCTGCGCACCGACGTCTTCACCCACCTGCAACGGCAGTCGCTGGCGTTCTTCACCCGCACCCGCACCGGTGAGGTGCAGTCCCGGATCACCAACGACATCGGCGGCATGCAGAGCGTGGTCACCTCGACCGCCACCTCGATCGCGTCCAACCTGACCACCGTGATCGCCACCGCGGTGGCGATGGTCGCGCTCTCCTGGCGGCTCTCCCTGGTCTCCCTCGTCGTGCTGCCGCCGGCCATCTGGCTGACCCGCCGGGTCGCGCACCTGCGTCGCGAGATCACCGCGCAACGGCAGCGCGAGCTCGCCGATCTCAACGTCACCGTCGAGGAGGGGCTGTCGGTCAGCGGCGTACACCTGGCCAAGACCCTCGGCACCGGCCCCGCCCTGGCCGCGCGCTTCGCCGCCTCGTCGGACCGTCTGGTCGACCTGGAGTTGCGCTCGGAGCTCGCCGGCCGCTGGCGGATGGCCACGATGAGCGTCGTCTTCGCCGCCATCCCGGCGGTCATCTACCTCAGCGCCGGCCTGCCCGGCGCCGCCGGCACCCTCAGCATCGGCACCCTGGTCGCCTTCACCGCCTTGCAGGGCGGGCTGTTCCGGCCGCTGATGGGCCTGCTCAACGTGGGCGTCTCGGTGACCGCCTCGCTGGCGCTGTTCGCCCGGATCTTCGAGTACCTGGACCTGCCGGTCGAGGTGGACGACCCCGCCGAGCCGGTCGACGTCGACCCCCGCCGGGTCCGGGGCGACCTGCGCCTCACCGACGTCACCTTCCGCTACCCGGGCAGCGACACCGCCGCCGTCGCCGGGATCACCCTCGACGTGCCGGCCGGCACCGGGCTCGCCCTGGTCGGCGAGACCGGTTCCGGCAAGAGCACCCTGGCCGCGCTGGTCAGCCGGCTGCACGACCCGACCAGCGGCCGGATCACCGTCGACGGCGTCGACCTGCGCGACCTGCGCCTGGCCGACCTGGCCGCGATCGTCGGCGTGGTCAGCCAGGAGACGTACCTGCTGCACACCACCGTGCGGGAGAACCTGCGCTACGCCCGCCCGGACGCCACCGACGCCGAGATCGAGGCCGCCGCCCGCGCCGCCCAGATCCACGACCTGCTCGCCGGGCTGCCCGACGGGTACGACACGGTCGTCGGCTCGCGGGGGCACCGCTTCTCCGGCGGCGAGAAGCAGCGCCTCGCCATCGCCCGTACGCTGCTGCGCGACCCGCGCATCCTGATCCTCGACGAGGCCACCAGCGCGCTGGACACCGAGACCGAACGCGCCGTCCAGCGGGCGTTCGACGAGGTGGCCCGGGGGCGTACCACCATCACCATCGCCCACCGGCTCTCCACGGTGCGCGGCGCGGACCGGATCGCCGTGCTCGACCACGGCCGGATCGTCGAGTCCGGCAGCCACGACAGCCTGCTGGAGCGCGCCGGCCGCTACGCGACCCTGGCCGCCTGA
- a CDS encoding COR domain-containing protein, with protein METVANLSRTGLSALPPELLARTDLETLILYHNHITDLPAEVGKLHRLRKLDLAGNSLTGLPAEIGELKLLRELDLGGNLLTTLPPQIGELPGLQLLDLRDNQLTMLPTSLAPLLAKGQLTVRLDGNPLDEALAQTLGRGTRALGAYLQSLEDGVPQFEAKILLVGEGNVGKTSLVGALNNEQFVKGRPTTHGIEIRELRLPHPWKDEVLTLRTWDFGGQEIYRVTHQFFFSRRAVYLLVWHPREGQEQGEVEGWLRRIRLRVGADARVVVVATHGDERRPELDYPRLRDAFPTMLAGQHTVDSETANGIPALRQAIAAEAARLPQMGQLTSRRWADARDAILTRAAAEPQIPFDDFAVICRQHRVRDEEIHHLAELLHDLGQVIYYGDDDGLRDIVILNPEWLTKAISHVLEDQAVRHGNGILDHRELRRIWRRRDDGLSYDRTHHPFFLRLMEKFDVSYRLEDGERSLIAQLVPFERPVLPWGASTPVPDGLRVLRLTCELDESAPPGLVAWLTVRHHDASTGRHWRRGVFLRHPIDAYRSEALVELHTDQALTVEVRAPSPDLFFNVLRDSLERLLTTRWPGLAFRLFVPCPTGDADGVGCAGRFPLDGLIKFRERSAAPAPVREATAVRAGEPERDPMQRLSLPCLTCQHDHDVTGLLTGFVPPTLLGDELNRLERRMGTLTREVGQIGGHLADAASFAADSAHHLRQVVKAVGTEVTDCPRLFTVATLPPTGWRWFWFTRRPIRITLWCEHPGQWHTWDGASYQLDQPRQWLRASAPYLNLMFKTLRLVHPVATSMAAFVAPDLSGVQRELNLMKALIDTLPTAVVDDAAPVGTDARHTLSPAEGAALRSFRVLLSQLDPAQTFGGLSRVFTPAGEFLWVCPRHRPLHDPGLPVLP; from the coding sequence TTGGAAACCGTAGCGAACCTCAGCCGCACCGGGCTCTCCGCACTTCCCCCTGAGCTGCTCGCGAGGACCGATCTCGAAACGCTGATCCTCTACCACAACCACATCACCGACCTCCCGGCCGAGGTCGGAAAGCTGCACCGGCTGCGGAAGCTGGACCTGGCGGGCAACAGCCTGACCGGCCTGCCGGCGGAGATCGGCGAGCTGAAGCTGCTGCGGGAACTCGACCTGGGCGGCAACCTGCTCACCACGCTGCCGCCGCAGATCGGTGAACTGCCCGGGTTGCAACTGCTCGATCTGCGGGACAACCAGCTCACCATGTTGCCGACGTCGCTCGCGCCGCTGTTGGCCAAGGGCCAACTGACCGTCCGGCTGGACGGCAATCCTCTGGACGAGGCCCTCGCCCAGACCCTCGGCCGGGGCACCCGGGCGCTCGGGGCCTACCTGCAGAGCCTGGAGGACGGCGTCCCCCAGTTCGAGGCCAAGATCCTGCTGGTCGGAGAGGGCAACGTCGGCAAGACGTCGCTCGTGGGGGCGCTCAACAACGAGCAGTTCGTCAAGGGACGTCCCACCACCCACGGAATCGAGATCCGCGAACTACGACTGCCCCACCCGTGGAAGGACGAGGTGCTGACCCTGCGCACCTGGGACTTCGGCGGGCAGGAGATCTATCGGGTCACCCACCAGTTCTTCTTCAGCCGGCGAGCGGTTTACCTGCTGGTCTGGCACCCCCGGGAGGGTCAGGAGCAGGGCGAGGTGGAAGGTTGGTTGCGCCGTATCCGGCTCAGGGTCGGCGCGGACGCCAGGGTCGTGGTCGTCGCCACCCACGGCGACGAGCGGCGGCCGGAGCTGGACTATCCCCGGCTACGGGATGCCTTTCCCACGATGTTGGCCGGGCAGCACACGGTCGACAGCGAGACGGCCAACGGCATACCGGCGCTCCGACAGGCCATCGCCGCGGAAGCGGCCCGGCTGCCCCAGATGGGGCAGCTCACCAGCAGGCGGTGGGCCGACGCCCGGGACGCGATCCTGACCAGGGCCGCCGCCGAACCACAGATCCCGTTCGACGACTTCGCCGTCATATGCCGTCAGCACCGCGTCCGTGACGAGGAGATCCACCACCTCGCGGAACTGCTCCACGACCTGGGGCAGGTCATCTACTACGGTGACGACGACGGCCTGCGGGACATCGTGATCCTCAACCCCGAGTGGCTCACGAAGGCGATCAGCCATGTGCTGGAGGACCAGGCTGTCCGCCATGGCAACGGCATCCTCGACCACCGGGAGCTGCGGCGGATCTGGCGCCGCCGCGACGACGGCCTCTCCTATGACCGGACGCACCATCCGTTCTTCCTGCGGCTGATGGAGAAGTTCGACGTCTCCTACCGGCTCGAAGACGGCGAGCGCAGCCTGATCGCCCAACTCGTGCCGTTCGAGCGGCCCGTCCTGCCCTGGGGCGCATCCACTCCGGTCCCGGACGGCCTCCGCGTGCTCCGGCTGACCTGCGAGCTCGACGAGAGCGCTCCGCCGGGTCTGGTCGCCTGGCTCACCGTGCGGCACCACGACGCGTCGACGGGACGCCACTGGCGACGCGGCGTCTTCCTCCGGCATCCGATCGATGCCTACCGGTCGGAAGCCCTGGTGGAGCTGCACACCGACCAGGCACTGACCGTGGAGGTACGCGCGCCGTCGCCCGACCTGTTCTTCAACGTGCTACGGGACAGCCTGGAACGACTGCTGACGACCCGGTGGCCGGGGCTCGCCTTCAGACTGTTCGTACCCTGCCCCACCGGTGACGCCGACGGAGTCGGGTGTGCCGGCCGGTTCCCGCTCGACGGGCTGATCAAATTCCGGGAACGCTCGGCCGCCCCGGCGCCGGTCCGGGAGGCCACCGCCGTCCGTGCCGGGGAGCCGGAGCGCGACCCGATGCAGCGGCTCAGCCTGCCGTGCCTGACCTGTCAACACGATCACGACGTCACCGGCCTGTTGACCGGGTTCGTCCCACCGACGCTGTTGGGCGACGAGTTGAACCGTCTGGAACGACGGATGGGCACGCTGACCCGGGAGGTCGGCCAGATCGGCGGTCACCTGGCAGACGCGGCCTCCTTCGCCGCCGACTCCGCGCATCACCTCCGCCAAGTGGTCAAGGCCGTCGGCACCGAGGTCACCGACTGCCCCCGCCTGTTCACCGTCGCGACGCTTCCACCGACCGGGTGGCGGTGGTTCTGGTTCACCCGGCGCCCCATCCGGATCACCCTGTGGTGCGAGCATCCCGGTCAGTGGCACACCTGGGACGGTGCGAGCTACCAACTGGACCAGCCTCGCCAGTGGTTGCGCGCCTCCGCTCCCTACCTGAACCTCATGTTCAAGACTCTGCGCCTCGTCCATCCGGTGGCGACGTCGATGGCTGCCTTCGTCGCCCCCGACCTGAGCGGCGTCCAGCGCGAACTCAATCTCATGAAGGCGCTGATCGACACCCTGCCGACCGCTGTCGTCGATGACGCCGCGCCGGTGGGGACGGACGCCCGGCACACTTTGTCGCCGGCGGAGGGAGCCGCGCTGCGGTCCTTCAGGGTGCTGCTCTCGCAGCTCGACCCCGCACAGACCTTCGGCGGGCTGAGCCGGGTGTTCACGCCGGCCGGAGAGTTCCTGTGGGTGTGCCCGAGGCACCGGCCCCTGCACGACCCGGGGCTGCCCGTGCTCCCCTGA
- a CDS encoding TetR family transcriptional regulator, with protein sequence MTVEAPNDTRTRILRAALDLFAEHGYQRTSLRQIAERLRLTKAAILYHFPAKEHLLAALVEPLVADFEALLDAAEAGPAERARWTVLEGWVDIILGHRRPLGMLFHDIALVGRNDTYHRLVQIAMRANDLIAGPDAGRRERVRAVQAVAACSDPVVFFTDIPVEVLRADMLDGVGRLLGDVPPGGAGTPPRRRPGRPRTLSHEQVENARQMYATGTHSADDIAAVLGVSRATVYRHLGLSET encoded by the coding sequence ATGACGGTCGAGGCCCCCAACGACACGCGTACCCGAATCCTGCGCGCGGCGCTGGACCTGTTCGCCGAGCACGGCTACCAGCGCACCTCGCTACGCCAGATCGCCGAGCGGCTGCGGCTGACCAAGGCCGCGATCCTCTACCACTTTCCCGCCAAGGAGCACCTGCTCGCGGCCCTGGTCGAGCCACTGGTGGCCGACTTCGAGGCGCTGCTCGACGCGGCCGAGGCGGGGCCGGCGGAGCGTGCCCGCTGGACGGTGCTGGAGGGCTGGGTGGACATCATCCTGGGCCACCGCCGCCCGCTCGGCATGCTCTTCCACGACATCGCGCTCGTCGGCCGGAACGACACCTACCACCGCCTGGTACAGATCGCGATGCGGGCCAACGACCTGATCGCCGGGCCCGACGCCGGGCGCCGGGAGCGGGTCCGGGCGGTGCAGGCGGTCGCCGCGTGCAGCGACCCGGTCGTCTTCTTCACCGACATACCGGTCGAGGTACTGCGCGCCGACATGCTCGACGGCGTGGGCCGGCTGCTGGGCGACGTGCCGCCGGGCGGCGCCGGGACGCCGCCGCGGCGCCGGCCGGGCCGCCCCCGGACGCTGAGCCACGAACAGGTCGAGAACGCGCGGCAGATGTACGCCACGGGCACGCACTCCGCCGACGACATCGCCGCCGTGCTGGGCGTCTCCCGGGCCACCGTCTACCGGCATCTCGGCCTGTCTGAGACATAA
- a CDS encoding ABC transporter ATP-binding protein yields the protein MPVISIDNLVKTFGSVRALDGLDLKVEAGEVQGFLGPNGAGKSTTIRVLLGLLRRDAGDVRVFDADPWRDAVALHRRLAYVPGDVNLWPNLSGGEAIDLFGQLRGGLDRRRRDELLERFDLDPTRKCRTYSKGNRQKVAIVAAFASAVELYVLDEPTSGLDPLMEAVFQDEVRQLKRDGATVLLSSHVLAEVEALCDRVSIIREGRTVESGTLAELRHLTRTAVTVETARPATGLAELPGVHEVREVDGRIHLEVEPAHLDELLGHLVGFGVRALTSAPPTLEELFLRHYGDERAAVTPPVADPADDHRPGADRPAGAR from the coding sequence ATGCCCGTCATCTCCATCGACAACCTGGTCAAGACGTTCGGCAGCGTTCGCGCGCTCGACGGGCTCGACCTGAAGGTCGAGGCGGGGGAGGTGCAAGGCTTCCTCGGTCCCAACGGCGCCGGCAAGTCCACCACCATCCGCGTCCTGCTCGGCCTGCTGCGCCGCGACGCGGGCGACGTGCGGGTGTTCGACGCCGACCCCTGGCGGGACGCGGTGGCGCTGCACCGCCGCCTGGCGTACGTGCCCGGCGACGTGAACCTGTGGCCCAACCTCTCCGGCGGCGAGGCCATCGACCTGTTCGGCCAGCTGCGCGGCGGCCTCGACCGGCGCCGCCGCGACGAGCTGCTGGAACGCTTCGACCTCGACCCGACGCGCAAGTGCCGCACCTACTCCAAGGGCAACCGGCAGAAGGTCGCCATCGTCGCCGCCTTCGCCTCGGCCGTCGAGCTCTACGTGCTCGACGAGCCGACCTCCGGGCTCGATCCGCTGATGGAGGCCGTGTTCCAGGACGAGGTCCGCCAACTCAAGCGCGACGGCGCCACCGTGCTGCTCTCCAGCCACGTGCTGGCCGAGGTCGAGGCGCTCTGCGACCGGGTCAGCATCATCCGCGAGGGCCGCACCGTCGAGTCCGGCACCCTCGCCGAGCTGCGCCACCTCACGCGTACGGCCGTGACGGTCGAGACCGCGCGGCCGGCGACGGGCCTGGCGGAGCTGCCCGGCGTCCACGAGGTACGCGAGGTCGACGGACGCATCCACCTGGAGGTGGAGCCCGCCCACCTCGACGAGTTGCTCGGGCACCTCGTCGGATTCGGCGTCCGCGCGCTGACCAGTGCCCCACCCACCCTGGAGGAACTCTTCCTGCGCCACTACGGCGACGAGCGCGCCGCCGTCACGCCTCCGGTGGCGGACCCGGCCGACGACCACCGTCCGGGCGCCGACCGGCCGGCGGGTGCCCGATGA
- a CDS encoding ABC transporter permease, producing the protein MSAFTGTGLLARLVLRRDRIRLAIWVLGTPLLGYALAGSVKEFYPDEASRVGYASTSASSLVARAFNGPIAGTDLGAVVVAETYVTLALLAALLSTFAVVRHTRQNEETGRAELLGASVVGRYALLTAALLVVVGANVAATALLAAAFAGAGLPLAGSVAAAAAVGGVGVAFTGIAAVTAQLSVTSRGANALAAAAVGIAFLLRAAGDVLGEQTGGGLGLRVVSAWPSWLSPLGWGNQVRAFGGERWWVLALPAALLVAGVASAYALAERRDIGAGMVAPRRGPATAAPGLLSPAGLAWRLQRGALLGWAVGVAVLGFSMGIAGDEFNAMIEENPAAAEAISAMGGGAKLIDAYLASMLALFALTIGAYVVQALLRTRNDEADGLLEAVLSTAVSRTRWLATQVLAATLGALALVLLGGLTTGLGYGLVAGDPLGKAVELGGAALVRLPALLVVAGVVTALFGLLPRWSVALSWAALIVFLLLGQLGAVLDLPQAALNLSPYTHVPSVPAVDPSVLPLLVLTAVAAALLAAGLAAFRRRDVPC; encoded by the coding sequence ATGAGCGCGTTCACCGGCACCGGGCTGCTCGCCCGGCTCGTGCTGCGCCGCGACCGGATCCGGCTGGCGATCTGGGTGCTCGGCACCCCGCTGCTCGGCTACGCCCTCGCCGGCAGCGTCAAGGAGTTCTACCCCGACGAGGCGTCCCGGGTCGGGTACGCCAGCACGTCGGCGTCCAGCCTGGTCGCCCGCGCGTTCAACGGGCCGATAGCCGGCACCGACCTCGGCGCCGTGGTGGTCGCCGAGACGTACGTGACGCTGGCCCTGCTCGCCGCGCTGCTGAGCACCTTCGCGGTGGTCCGGCACACCCGGCAGAACGAGGAGACCGGCCGCGCGGAACTGCTCGGCGCCTCCGTCGTCGGCCGGTACGCGCTGCTCACCGCCGCCCTGCTGGTGGTCGTCGGCGCGAACGTGGCGGCCACCGCCCTGCTCGCCGCCGCCTTCGCCGGGGCCGGCCTGCCACTCGCCGGGTCCGTCGCGGCGGCCGCCGCCGTCGGCGGCGTCGGGGTGGCGTTCACCGGCATCGCCGCCGTCACCGCCCAACTGTCGGTCACCTCCCGGGGCGCCAACGCGCTCGCCGCCGCCGCCGTCGGGATCGCCTTCCTGCTCCGCGCGGCGGGCGACGTGCTGGGCGAGCAGACCGGCGGCGGGCTTGGGCTGCGCGTGGTCAGCGCCTGGCCGTCCTGGCTCTCCCCGCTCGGCTGGGGCAACCAGGTCCGCGCCTTCGGCGGCGAACGCTGGTGGGTGCTGGCGCTGCCCGCCGCACTGCTGGTCGCCGGGGTGGCCTCGGCCTACGCCCTCGCCGAGCGGCGCGACATCGGCGCCGGAATGGTCGCACCCCGACGTGGGCCGGCCACGGCTGCACCCGGGCTGCTCAGTCCCGCCGGACTGGCCTGGCGGTTGCAGCGCGGTGCGTTGCTCGGCTGGGCGGTCGGGGTGGCGGTGCTCGGGTTCTCGATGGGCATCGCCGGTGACGAGTTCAACGCCATGATCGAGGAGAACCCGGCCGCCGCCGAGGCGATCAGCGCGATGGGCGGCGGCGCGAAACTCATCGACGCGTACCTGGCGAGCATGCTGGCGCTGTTCGCGCTGACCATCGGGGCGTACGTCGTGCAGGCGCTGCTGCGCACGCGCAACGACGAGGCCGACGGGCTGCTGGAGGCGGTCCTGTCCACGGCGGTCAGCCGCACCCGGTGGCTGGCCACCCAGGTGCTCGCCGCGACACTCGGCGCGCTCGCCCTGGTGCTGCTGGGCGGGCTCACCACCGGCCTCGGCTACGGCCTGGTCGCCGGCGATCCCCTCGGGAAGGCCGTCGAGCTGGGCGGGGCGGCGCTGGTGCGGCTGCCGGCCCTGCTCGTGGTGGCCGGGGTGGTGACGGCGCTGTTCGGGCTGCTGCCGCGCTGGTCGGTGGCGCTGTCGTGGGCGGCGCTGATCGTGTTCCTGCTGCTCGGGCAGCTCGGCGCGGTGCTCGACCTGCCGCAGGCGGCGCTGAACCTGTCGCCGTACACGCACGTGCCGTCGGTGCCGGCGGTCGACCCGTCGGTGCTGCCGCTGCTCGTACTGACCGCGGTGGCGGCGGCGCTGCTCGCGGCCGGCCTGGCCGCCTTCCGCCGCCGCGACGTCCCGTGCTGA
- a CDS encoding restriction endonuclease, with translation MVVVVVLIVDFVQRHPYWSATLVLVAVASAVALLSARAKRRARQRTEQAERDRAVAVTDAMTGAEFEQWFARLLEASEFRHVHVRGGSGDRGADVTAIAPDGRRVVVQCKRQSLTNRVGSAAIQRFAGTCREVHGGELCMIVTNGFFTAGDGVRLAQQLGIVLVDRGLLETWAWTGTPPSSLLGR, from the coding sequence GTGGTCGTCGTGGTAGTCCTGATCGTCGACTTCGTGCAGCGGCACCCGTACTGGTCGGCCACTCTGGTCCTCGTCGCCGTCGCGAGTGCCGTCGCCCTGTTGTCGGCCAGGGCGAAGCGGCGGGCGCGCCAGCGGACCGAGCAGGCCGAGCGCGACCGGGCCGTCGCGGTGACCGACGCGATGACCGGGGCCGAGTTCGAGCAGTGGTTCGCCAGGCTGCTGGAGGCGTCAGAATTCCGGCACGTTCATGTCAGAGGGGGTTCCGGGGACCGGGGGGCGGACGTCACGGCGATCGCTCCGGACGGCCGGCGCGTCGTCGTACAGTGCAAGCGGCAGAGCTTGACGAACCGGGTCGGCAGCGCCGCCATCCAGCGTTTCGCCGGCACCTGCCGGGAGGTGCACGGGGGTGAGCTGTGCATGATCGTCACGAACGGCTTCTTCACCGCCGGCGACGGCGTACGTCTCGCCCAACAGCTCGGCATCGTCCTGGTCGACCGGGGGCTGCTGGAGACGTGGGCCTGGACGGGGACGCCACCGTCGAGCCTGCTCGGCAGGTGA